From Campylobacter sp. MG1, a single genomic window includes:
- the rplB gene encoding 50S ribosomal protein L2 → MAIKTYKPYTPSRRYITGVSSDDITAKASVRSLLVKLPAAAGRNNNGRITSRHKEAGAKKLYRIIDFKRNKFGIEGRVEAIEYDPYRNCRIALIAYKDGEKRYIIQPRGLAVNDIVCSAAEGLDIKPGNAMKLKSIPVGTIIHNLELKPGKGGQMIRSAGSFAQLMGKEEKYVIVRLQSGEMRRVLAECMASIGEVGNEDWANVTIGKAGRNRHRGIRPQTRGSAMNPVDHPHGGGEGKKNSGRHPVTPWGKPTKGAKTRRKKASDKLIISRRKGK, encoded by the coding sequence ATGGCTATTAAAACTTATAAACCATATACCCCAAGCAGAAGATATATTACAGGTGTAAGTAGCGATGATATTACAGCAAAAGCTAGTGTTCGCTCATTACTTGTAAAACTTCCAGCTGCAGCAGGTAGAAATAACAACGGAAGAATAACAAGTCGCCATAAAGAAGCAGGTGCTAAAAAACTATATCGTATCATTGATTTCAAAAGAAATAAATTTGGAATTGAAGGTCGTGTAGAAGCTATTGAGTATGACCCATACAGAAATTGCCGTATTGCATTAATTGCTTATAAAGATGGTGAAAAAAGATATATTATCCAACCTCGTGGTTTAGCAGTAAATGACATTGTTTGTTCAGCTGCTGAAGGTTTAGATATTAAACCAGGAAATGCTATGAAATTAAAATCAATTCCTGTAGGTACAATTATCCATAACCTTGAGTTAAAACCAGGTAAAGGTGGACAAATGATTCGTTCAGCAGGTTCTTTTGCTCAATTAATGGGTAAAGAAGAAAAATATGTAATCGTTCGCTTACAATCAGGTGAAATGAGAAGAGTATTAGCTGAATGTATGGCTAGTATTGGTGAAGTTGGTAATGAAGATTGGGCTAACGTTACAATCGGTAAAGCAGGACGCAATAGACATAGAGGTATTCGCCCACAAACTCGTGGTAGTGCAATGAACCCAGTAGATCACCCACATGGTGGTGGTGAGGGTAAAAAGAACTCAGGTCGTCACCCAGTTACACCTTGGGGTAAACCAACTAAAGGTGCTAAGACTCGCCGTAAAAAGGCTAGCGATAAGCTAATAATATCAAGAAGAAAAGGAAAATAA
- the rplV gene encoding 50S ribosomal protein L22, translating into MSKALIKFIRLSPTKARLLAREVQGMNAELAMASLKFMPNKAAKYISNAISSAVANGGYEPSEVVVSSCRVDAGAVLKRIRPRARGSASRIRKPTAHIMVEVSRAKTESKES; encoded by the coding sequence ATGAGTAAAGCATTAATTAAATTCATAAGACTATCACCAACTAAGGCAAGATTGTTAGCAAGAGAAGTTCAAGGAATGAATGCTGAATTAGCAATGGCTAGTTTAAAATTTATGCCAAATAAAGCAGCAAAATACATTTCTAATGCAATTTCAAGTGCTGTTGCAAATGGTGGATATGAGCCAAGTGAAGTTGTAGTAAGTTCATGCCGTGTTGATGCAGGTGCAGTTCTAAAAAGAATTAGACCAAGAGCAAGAGGTAGTGCAAGTCGCATTAGAAAACCAACTGCTCATATTATGGTTGAAGTAAGCAGAGCAAAAACTGAAAGTAAGGAAAGCTAA
- the rpsS gene encoding 30S ribosomal protein S19, producing the protein MARSLKKGPFVDSHVMKKVIAAKKANDNKPIKTWSRRSTITPDMIGLTFNVHNGKSFIPVYVTENHIGYKLGEFAPTRTFKGHKGSVQKKIGK; encoded by the coding sequence ATGGCTAGATCATTAAAAAAAGGTCCTTTTGTTGATTCTCATGTTATGAAAAAAGTTATCGCAGCAAAAAAAGCTAACGATAATAAACCAATTAAAACTTGGTCAAGAAGAAGCACTATAACTCCTGATATGATCGGTCTTACTTTTAACGTTCATAATGGTAAAAGCTTTATTCCAGTATATGTAACTGAAAATCACATAGGTTATAAATTAGGTGAATTTGCACCAACTCGCACATTTAAAGGCCACAAAGGTTCTGTGCAGAAGAAAATTGGAAAATAA
- the rplC gene encoding 50S ribosomal protein L3 has protein sequence MEYIVEKIGMSRTINTSSTPVTLLKLVKTKVCELKDGKAIVAYAQGKHQNKCIAGQQKKYSLSAEFNKFASLEVANKEAGDIDTTPLAEAKVLKVSFNSKGRGFAGVIKRHGFAGGPASHGSRFHRRSGSIGNREWPGRVQKGRKMAGHFGNELVTVKNEVVSFDAENGVLVLKGSVAGYNGAMGKVRIVK, from the coding sequence ATGGAATATATTGTTGAAAAAATCGGAATGAGTAGAACAATTAACACATCTAGCACTCCTGTAACATTACTTAAGTTAGTAAAAACAAAAGTTTGCGAACTTAAAGATGGTAAAGCTATCGTTGCTTACGCACAAGGTAAACATCAAAACAAGTGCATAGCAGGTCAGCAAAAAAAATACAGCCTAAGTGCAGAGTTTAACAAATTTGCTAGTTTAGAAGTAGCAAATAAAGAAGCAGGTGACATTGACACTACACCTTTAGCTGAAGCAAAAGTTTTAAAAGTAAGCTTTAATTCAAAAGGTAGAGGTTTTGCAGGTGTTATTAAAAGACACGGATTTGCAGGTGGTCCAGCAAGTCATGGTAGCCGTTTTCACAGACGCTCAGGTTCTATAGGTAACCGCGAGTGGCCAGGTCGTGTTCAAAAAGGACGCAAAATGGCGGGTCATTTTGGTAATGAATTAGTTACTGTTAAAAATGAAGTTGTTTCATTTGACGCTGAAAATGGTGTTTTAGTATTAAAAGGTAGCGTTGCAGGTTATAATGGTGCAATGGGTAAAGTAAGGATTGTAAAATGA
- a CDS encoding 50S ribosomal protein L23, with protein MADITDIKNIVYTEKTLGLQESGVVVIQASPKMTKNGLKQVLREYFGIVPLKINSLRMDGKVKRFRGIEGQRSDFKKFYVKLPEGASLENKEG; from the coding sequence ATGGCTGATATCACAGATATAAAAAATATAGTTTATACAGAAAAAACTTTAGGCCTTCAAGAAAGTGGTGTAGTAGTTATTCAAGCTAGCCCTAAAATGACAAAAAATGGTCTAAAGCAAGTGTTAAGAGAATATTTTGGTATCGTTCCTTTAAAAATAAATTCATTAAGAATGGATGGAAAAGTTAAAAGATTTAGAGGAATTGAAGGCCAAAGAAGTGACTTTAAAAAGTTTTATGTAAAGCTACCTGAGGGTGCTAGTTTAGAGAATAAGGAAGGCTAA
- the rpsJ gene encoding 30S ribosomal protein S10, with protein MERIRLKLKAYDHRVLDRTVAAIVEAVKRTGAEIRGPVPMPTKIKRYTVLRSPHINKDSREQFEMRIHARMIDILAATTDTVDSLTKLDLAPEVNVEVRAMGK; from the coding sequence ATGGAAAGAATTAGGTTAAAGTTAAAAGCTTATGACCATAGGGTTCTAGATCGTACAGTTGCGGCAATTGTTGAAGCCGTTAAGAGAACTGGTGCTGAAATTAGAGGTCCAGTGCCAATGCCTACAAAAATAAAGCGTTATACCGTTTTAAGATCTCCGCACATCAATAAAGATTCAAGAGAACAATTTGAAATGAGAATTCACGCTCGTATGATTGATATTTTGGCTGCTACTACTGACACCGTTGATAGCTTAACAAAGCTTGATTTGGCACCAGAAGTTAATGTTGAAGTTCGTGCAATGGGCAAGTAA
- a CDS encoding acetyl-CoA carboxylase subunit A, whose amino-acid sequence MISKVLIANRGEIAVRIVRACRDLHIRSAAIYTKPDESCLHVKIASEAHCVGDDPIKGYLDAKKIVETALECGADAIHPGYGFLSENYEFAKMVEDAGLIFIGPKAEVIRQMGNKNIARELMKQNGIPIVPGTDPLNKCTMDEIKDMAEKIGYPVILKASGGGGGRGIREVWREEDMQMAYESCTREAKAYFNNEEVFMEKLIVNPRHIEFQILGDNYGNIIHLCERDCSIQRRHQKIIEIAPCPSISENLRKVMGVTAVAAAKAVKYSNAGTVEFLLDDYNRFYFMEMNTRIQVEHGVTEEITGTDLVVRQIRIASGEILDLEQSEIKPRGFAIEARITAENVWKNFIPTPGTVTEYYPALGPSVRVDSHLYKDYKIPPYFDSLVAKLIVKATSYDLAVNKLERALEEFTIKGFRTIIPFLLSISKSREFRRGFFDTSYVEKNIEKILENTNDPDENRKDEIIAAISTAIKKYRVD is encoded by the coding sequence ATGATTAGTAAAGTTTTAATAGCCAATAGAGGCGAAATTGCTGTTCGTATAGTCCGTGCATGTAGAGATTTGCACATTAGAAGTGCTGCAATTTATACTAAACCTGACGAAAGCTGTCTTCATGTAAAAATAGCAAGTGAGGCACACTGTGTAGGCGATGATCCTATAAAAGGCTATCTTGATGCAAAAAAAATTGTAGAAACTGCACTAGAGTGTGGGGCTGATGCTATACACCCTGGCTATGGTTTTTTAAGTGAAAACTATGAATTTGCAAAAATGGTTGAAGATGCTGGATTGATTTTTATTGGCCCTAAAGCTGAAGTAATTAGACAAATGGGTAATAAAAATATAGCTAGAGAATTAATGAAACAAAATGGTATTCCTATTGTTCCTGGAACTGACCCTTTAAATAAATGCACGATGGATGAGATTAAGGATATGGCTGAAAAAATAGGCTATCCTGTAATCCTAAAAGCAAGTGGTGGTGGTGGTGGTCGTGGTATTCGTGAAGTTTGGAGAGAAGAAGATATGCAAATGGCTTATGAATCTTGCACTAGAGAAGCTAAAGCATACTTTAATAATGAAGAAGTTTTCATGGAAAAATTAATTGTTAATCCACGACATATTGAATTTCAAATTTTAGGTGATAACTATGGTAATATCATACATTTATGCGAAAGAGATTGCTCAATTCAAAGACGCCATCAAAAAATAATTGAAATCGCACCATGCCCTTCTATCAGTGAAAATTTAAGAAAAGTTATGGGTGTTACTGCAGTTGCTGCTGCAAAAGCCGTTAAATATTCTAATGCTGGAACTGTTGAATTTTTGCTAGATGATTATAATAGATTTTATTTTATGGAAATGAATACAAGAATTCAAGTAGAACATGGGGTAACTGAGGAGATAACAGGTACTGATTTAGTTGTAAGACAAATTAGAATTGCTTCTGGTGAAATTTTAGATTTAGAACAAAGCGAGATTAAACCTCGTGGTTTTGCAATAGAAGCAAGGATTACAGCCGAAAATGTTTGGAAAAATTTCATACCAACTCCTGGAACAGTAACTGAATACTACCCAGCATTAGGACCATCAGTAAGGGTTGATTCTCACCTATATAAAGATTATAAAATACCACCTTATTTTGATTCTTTGGTTGCAAAATTGATAGTGAAAGCTACAAGTTATGACTTAGCTGTAAATAAATTAGAAAGAGCATTAGAAGAATTTACCATAAAAGGATTTAGAACTATTATTCCATTTTTGCTCTCTATTTCAAAAAGTCGTGAATTTAGAAGAGGTTTTTTTGATACCAGCTATGTTGAAAAAAATATAGAAAAAATATTAGAAAATACTAACGACCCAGATGAAAATCGCAAAGATGAAATAATAGCAGCAATTAGTACAGCTATAAAAAAATACAGGGTTGACTAA
- the rplD gene encoding 50S ribosomal protein L4, whose product MKVCVLNDKFEKASELDLPARYAEVNPHNLYLYVKSYQASMRANTAHTKGRSDVSGGGKKPWRQKGRGGARAGSTRTNVWVGGAVAFGPTNNRNYFQKVNKKQKRLAFERALADKANANAIFAVDNIVIESGKTKDARAMINKIGVKDALIVKSLLDEKTLLAFRNLANCYVVDITEVNAYLLSIFNSVIIEKDALASITKEG is encoded by the coding sequence ATGAAAGTATGCGTATTAAACGATAAATTTGAAAAAGCTAGCGAGCTTGATTTACCAGCAAGATACGCTGAAGTAAATCCTCATAACCTTTATTTATATGTAAAATCATATCAAGCTAGCATGAGAGCAAATACAGCTCATACTAAAGGTAGAAGTGATGTTAGCGGTGGTGGTAAAAAACCATGGAGACAAAAAGGTCGTGGCGGTGCTCGTGCAGGTTCAACTAGAACTAACGTATGGGTAGGTGGTGCAGTTGCATTTGGTCCAACAAATAATAGAAACTATTTTCAAAAAGTAAATAAAAAGCAAAAGAGATTAGCATTTGAAAGAGCTTTAGCTGATAAAGCAAATGCAAACGCAATATTTGCAGTAGATAATATAGTTATTGAAAGTGGTAAAACAAAAGATGCAAGAGCTATGATTAATAAAATAGGTGTTAAAGATGCTTTAATAGTTAAATCATTATTAGATGAAAAAACATTATTAGCATTTAGAAATCTTGCAAATTGTTATGTTGTTGATATTACTGAAGTAAATGCTTATTTATTAAGTATATTTAACTCAGTTATTATTGAAAAAGATGCTTTAGCATCAATTACGAAAGAGGGCTAA